The Carnobacterium divergens nucleotide sequence GCTAAAATAGAAAGTAAGTGTGATGAAAAGGAAGGATGAAGTTTATGGGAGAGTGGATTAAGACGATAGTAATGATTGTCGGATTATTTTTTATTCAGCCATTATTTATTATAGGAATTATTTGGTCAATCGGCATGAGCTTAAAAAGAATTCGAACAGAGAGAAAAACTTATCGAGTAGCTATTTTTAAAGAATGGTTTGAGGTGAAAAACTTTTTATTAATGGGACTACTTCCAGGGGTAGTTGTTTCGTCAATAGTGACGATTATTGGAGTACCGTTGACAATTGAATGGATTATTTGTTACCAACTTTCAACAATCATTCTTTTAATACTATTTGGAACGCGTTATATTCATCCAATCATCACGTTTCCAGTGACGGCGTTACTTTTAATTGTAGCCAATGGAATACTGGAAACTAATTCATCAAGTGGTTTAAACCTAATGGGTTATCATATCGATCAGTTGAATTTTTTCAATGATCATTTACTTATAAATGGTTTAGTTGTAATGTTCCTAACGTTACTTGTAACTATTTTTAGTTTAAGATTTTATAAAATGAAGCAACTATCTCCTGAATTTCTAAAAACAAGCCGTGGTAAATGGGTGGGAAGTTATTTTTTAAAACCTTTTTGGGTATTTCCTTTACTAACAATTGTACCAGGAAGTTTATTTACTGCTGTGTTTGATTGGTGGCCCGTCTTTTCGATTGGAAATCAAACATATACCGTATTATTTTTACCAATTTTAATAGGGTTACAATTAAAAGTTCAAACTCAAATTCCCCAACAAGCTTTAAACCTTGTTGTTAAAGATTTAATGATAGTAACAGGTGTATTAGTTGGTTTGATTGGCCTTAATATTGTTTGGCCAGCCTATACATGGATTAGTTATTTAGTTATTTTCATAGGAGCTATCGTTGTATATTTACGTCATCGCAAGAGAGAACACAGTTGGTCTTTCTTATATGGAACAGATGACGAAGGCTTAAAAGTACTTGGAATTCGCCCAGAAACACCAGCGGCTAAAATGAAGTTGACTGTTGGGGACACAATCGTGACTTGTAATGATCTGCCAATAAAAACAGAAGATGATTTTTATCAAGCACTAAAAATAAACAGCGCATACTGTCATTTAAAAATTAAACAAATTGATGGCGAGTACCGATTAGAGCAAACAGCCATTTATGAAGATTCGCCACATGAAATTGGTGTAGTGACAATTCCTGAAAAACTAATTTAACTAAAAGAAACAATCAAGTTGGAGGCTAATCTTATTATGAAAAGAGTTTTAATTGTTGATGATGAAGAGTCTATTTTAACCCTGCTAGCGTTTAATTTAGAAAAAGCAGGTTACGACGTTCAAACAGCAACAGATGGTTTAGAAGGCTATGAATTAGCACTAAAAAATAAATATGCTTTTATTATTTTAGATTTAATGTTGCCTTCAATGGATGGAATGGAAGTTTGTAAGAAATTAAGACAAGAAAAAATAGAGACACCAATTATGATTTTAACAGCCAAAGACGACGAGCTGGAAAAAATCATTGGTTTAGAGCTAGGTGCAGATGATTATATGACAAAACCTTTTAGCCCACGTGAAGTTTTAGCGCGGATGAAAGCCATTATGCGACGTGTGCATTCAAAAGGAAAAGTTGAAGAAGAAAAAGAAAATTTAAAAGAAGAACTAGTTGAAATTACGATTGGTGAAATTAAAATTTTCCCGGAATTATACGAAGTAATCGTGCGAGAAAAACCAATAGAAGTTACGCCAAAAGAATTTGAGTTATTGTTATATATGATGAAACGAGTAAATCGAATTTTAAGTCGTGAACAATTATTAGATGCAATTTGGAACTTTGATTACGCTGGAGAGACTCGAATTGTTGATGTTCATATTAGCCACTTAAGAGAAAAAATTGAATTAGATACAAAAAATCCAGCTTATATTCGGACCGTTCGTGGTTTTGGATACAAGTTTGAGGTTCCTAAATGATGAAAAAATTACAATTTCGTATTTTAGCAATTTTTATTTTACTATTTAGCTTGCTAAGTTTATGTATTGGAATTTTTTCAAGTTCATTATTGAAAGAATATGCTCTTGAAACACAAAGTAGCCAGTTAGTTGAAAACGCTAAAACAATTCGTAGTTTAATTGATCAAACCAAGTTAGATACACGTAACTTTGGTGAAATAAAACAACAATTGAACCATATAGAAAAACATGACAATGAACGAATTACATTGATAAGCCTTGACGGGACAGTGCAATATGAATCTGATAAGACTAATAAAGTGATCGAGAATCATTTGAAACGACCTGAAATTCAAGAAGTTCTAAAAGGCAAATCAGAGGCTATTTCAGAACGTTCGAGTACAACCTCTAAAACAACGCTTTATTATGTTGCGGTGCCATTAACCAATACGTCAGGGCAACTAGTAGGTGTATTGCGATTATCTAAGCCAATTGCTGAAATGACACAACTAAATAAGCAAATTAAACTTTCATTGTTCATCTTTATTATTGGTGTCATGATTTTGGGAATTATTTTAACCTTAGTCACTACTAAAAGAATTGTGAAGCCTATTGAAGAAGTAATGAGTGTTGCAACCGATTTATCTGAAAATCGTTATCACAATCGATACAATGGCAAAGGATACGGTGAAATTGCTGAGTTAGGTTCAGTTATCAATCATCTAGCGAACAGCCTAGAAGATCAAATGTTTGAAATTGCTCAAAACGATGAACGAATCAATAGTCTCATTAATCATTTGGTTATTGGGGTTATGCTGTTAGACGATGAACGAAAAGTTCAGTTGATGAACCCTGCAATGGAAGGCATCTTAGGAGAAAAACTAACTGATTTGTTAGGGAAATCCTACGTAGAAGCGACTAAAAGTTATGGTTTAAGTCAAATTATTGAACAAGGTTATCGACAAAAGAAACCTCAAAATAATGAAATTTATTTTTATTATCCAGAAGAGCATATTGTGGATGCCAATATTGTGCCAATCACAGGTAAAAATAAAGGCGAATTGAATATGATTGTTTTGTTATATGACATTACTGAAATCCGAAAACTGGAAAAAGTTAAAAGTGATTTTGTTACCAATGCGTCTCACGAGTTGAGAACACCAGTTACAGCTTTAAAAGGATTTTCTGAAACTTTATTAGACGGAGCGATGGAAGATAAAACGGTTTTAAAGCAATTTTTAGAGATTATGTATACGGAAAGCAGTCGCTTAGATCTTTTAGTTAACGATATTTTAGAATTGTCCAAACTAGAACAAAAACAAGTTCCATTAAAAATTGAACAAATTAATGTTCAGGAAGCAATTCTATCAAGTTTTAGATTAGTAAAAAAAGAAGCAGAACAAAAGAAAATGTCGTTAATTCTGACGGATACAGAAATTACCTATTTAAATGGGGACATCAGTCGATTAAAACAAATTCTTACCAATTTAATCAGCAACGCCATTGCCTATACCGGAATAGGTGGGGAAATTGAAGTGACGGTTACCAAAACTTTAACT carries:
- a CDS encoding topological determinant of cell division; translated protein: MGEWIKTIVMIVGLFFIQPLFIIGIIWSIGMSLKRIRTERKTYRVAIFKEWFEVKNFLLMGLLPGVVVSSIVTIIGVPLTIEWIICYQLSTIILLILFGTRYIHPIITFPVTALLLIVANGILETNSSSGLNLMGYHIDQLNFFNDHLLINGLVVMFLTLLVTIFSLRFYKMKQLSPEFLKTSRGKWVGSYFLKPFWVFPLLTIVPGSLFTAVFDWWPVFSIGNQTYTVLFLPILIGLQLKVQTQIPQQALNLVVKDLMIVTGVLVGLIGLNIVWPAYTWISYLVIFIGAIVVYLRHRKREHSWSFLYGTDDEGLKVLGIRPETPAAKMKLTVGDTIVTCNDLPIKTEDDFYQALKINSAYCHLKIKQIDGEYRLEQTAIYEDSPHEIGVVTIPEKLI
- a CDS encoding response regulator transcription factor, with the translated sequence MKRVLIVDDEESILTLLAFNLEKAGYDVQTATDGLEGYELALKNKYAFIILDLMLPSMDGMEVCKKLRQEKIETPIMILTAKDDELEKIIGLELGADDYMTKPFSPREVLARMKAIMRRVHSKGKVEEEKENLKEELVEITIGEIKIFPELYEVIVREKPIEVTPKEFELLLYMMKRVNRILSREQLLDAIWNFDYAGETRIVDVHISHLREKIELDTKNPAYIRTVRGFGYKFEVPK
- the pnpS gene encoding two-component system histidine kinase PnpS, which translates into the protein MMKKLQFRILAIFILLFSLLSLCIGIFSSSLLKEYALETQSSQLVENAKTIRSLIDQTKLDTRNFGEIKQQLNHIEKHDNERITLISLDGTVQYESDKTNKVIENHLKRPEIQEVLKGKSEAISERSSTTSKTTLYYVAVPLTNTSGQLVGVLRLSKPIAEMTQLNKQIKLSLFIFIIGVMILGIILTLVTTKRIVKPIEEVMSVATDLSENRYHNRYNGKGYGEIAELGSVINHLANSLEDQMFEIAQNDERINSLINHLVIGVMLLDDERKVQLMNPAMEGILGEKLTDLLGKSYVEATKSYGLSQIIEQGYRQKKPQNNEIYFYYPEEHIVDANIVPITGKNKGELNMIVLLYDITEIRKLEKVKSDFVTNASHELRTPVTALKGFSETLLDGAMEDKTVLKQFLEIMYTESSRLDLLVNDILELSKLEQKQVPLKIEQINVQEAILSSFRLVKKEAEQKKMSLILTDTEITYLNGDISRLKQILTNLISNAIAYTGIGGEIEVTVTKTLTEAIIEVTDNGMGIPEDELDRIFERFYRVDKARSRNSGGTGLGLSIVKYLVENFNGTIEVTSKLGLGTTFTVRLPFQD